GTATCACTTTCAGACAAAAATTGACCCTAATAAATCGAAGTTAAAGTCTCTACAACAGACACGTGACATAAATTTCTATATTGTGGAAAGTTTAAAATTATctatattcatattttcaatGATACCCATATgttactttaaaaacaaaaatgaaatattctacAGGACAATCTATATATGTATTAGTTTGATagtattaaattattaatgaaatgCATCATTTCTGATTTTTGATCTTCTAGTAAACAACTGCTGGACAACACATCATCAATGTAGTTTCACTTATTATTTccattacttttttaattttaaagcaaaCAAGAATTTCCATTATGAGTTTCTGGCGAAcgggaaattatttttaattgaaatgcgCAGTTTCCTTACCTTATCTccaatatttctttctttttaaagtattttatctttcttttatccaatcaaatatcaaacaataatcAAACATTCTAGATAAACACTTCATTGCGACATCGCACTATCAAAGTTCAACAACATACAAACCAGTCTAACTCTTTGTCAATGAAATTTCTTGTATATATGATCCCCTTGTCTAAAACTACTATAACTATAGCTGTGATTTACAGAATATTCACGAGCACGTAAGAGTGAAACATTTCAAAAACTGAAATTACCttccattttataaaatttaaaacctaCCTTTCCTCCCATCGTTGTCAAATCTATCTAAACAAGGGGAAGTAATACTGAGTATCTTAGTCCACTGTGCACACTGTCAGACAAGTTATTGATATTTCAACAGTTTTCGGATTATATTTTAGATATCAGTGTAGTAACATTGGAACGTCGATTCATTGACCACGCCGTGCGCCAGTCCTTGTCATCTACCGATAGCGCCGCCTTCTGGGGCGCGGGTGGGTGGCCACTTTATCTTTATAATGTCATTCATGTATGTTTACCTGAACAACAGGTAAGAAAGTAATGCTGTTGATGTTAAGAGGTAGATCCaagaagatttataaaaaatgccTTGGCggattcaaaattttattgttgcagatttaagaaatttttaccCACCCCCCTTTCTATAGAAAAACCGAGACACCCCTAAcccttaagaaaaaaaagaggtttaaaatataaatcatttattgtataattaCATTCGCTGCctcatttaatttcattgttaGCTCTAAACGCAAAAGTATACGATGATATAATGAAGATAACTAGCACTAACGTTTAAAGTTTATTTCTGTCTTTATTTGAGCCAAATTTACTATCCGCGTCATTAAATACTTGAAGATTTGAAGTTTTTTATTACTTTCTGATAAaagattataaataatatttttttattccttaTCTATGGTTATGGGGAATTTCTCTCGTGTTGAAAAATATGCACACGAACGTTTGTTTTCCACAAACCACTGAAATTGTGAATTGCTGAATGCAGTAGTTATCGTTCCTTAACTGTGATGGAGTTACTCccttctgagagagagagagagagagagagagagagagagagagagagagagagagagagagagagagagagagagagagtatataCTAGTTATATAAATTATCTATACATGTGATCgcaaataaacatttgtttaactCTCATAACATTACATTGTGGTGCCTGTACACAATAATATGACTTTTAAGCGTTAAGGTCTCCATCTTTAAACCAAACAACAGTCAGTCAAGACACCACACACACCTACCAACACAAATTAAACAGTCGTTTTAATTCCGATACTTCAGTTCATTGGATAATAACGAGTTTGTTCAGTAATGTACATAAAGTTACCATTCGAAGAAGGAAATTTGCATTTGAGAttgattgttatttttaattaaagacggaaggggggggggtaggcgTGGacccatgaaaaaaaaaacctagatGCAGCccaatatgtttaattttttaatcacaGCATCGCAAATAAGTtcgataaacagaaaaaagtataaataaaaatccgtaATGTAACTACAATATATTTCTCTTTCCATAATTcatgtgtttttgtttataagTCTGCGTTGTCCAGACCCTATTCCCCCTAGAAActtctgaaaaaataataataccaAAAGCAAGCTTGGACACCCCTCCCCAGCAAACAAAATCACCCATTGGTGAAAGGTCCTAGATCCGCGTCTGAAtcgatatatatttttcattattaaagcCTCGTGCCATATCTTCAAAGGAAGATTTTTCTGGCAACTTAAAGTACTTATCACTAAGATCCAAATTTGGTCTCGGACCCACCACTTCTGTTACACTTTGAGGTCCCCCTGCCGGTGTGAAACTTATTGTAACCTGGCGAGTGCAATGAGCAGGACAGAAGGCATCGGTAGAAATCGTTTGCTCCGTGAAATGGCCATTGGAAGCAAAATCAAAACTTGTTCTGAATATTTCGAGATCTATCAAGCCCTTGACTATAAATCTTGATTAAAATCATCTTAAATGGGCataaaataactgaaacaaatactagtagttgtaattttagaatgttttacttatatttgataaaacacaaataagacTTGATTAGAACTGTGGATTATACTGTTTTATCCCACAACAGAGGGGAATTCCTCGTACACGGGGGCCACCATGTACCCAGAGAATGTGGAGTAGACCTCGTCCGAGGCACCGTACATGTTGGTGGCGGCGCCGTTTGTGGGGTCAACGGCCTTCACGTAAACCTCGTCACCTGTCAAAATACCAACACAAAAACGTGTCAAAGACCAGAACAGGTTTAATTCTTTTGAATccgaaatcaatttttaaaacaatgatggCCAAGACTAAAGAAAAGTATATATCTTCAATGTATTTTTACGCAGACTGTagcaatttgtaaattttgttagCGACCAGTATTCATGATTACATTGCTTTTAGTTCACCAGAAGTGTGATTTCTAGCTAATATGGTGTTTCGGGTACATGCTTCGGAGACCTTACCTGGTCACTTCAAAAGTCTACATAGCATTTCATTTTGGTAATGACTGATATATCCAAAACAAGTCTAGATTGATAATCATTTGCATGGTTAATTtcgaaaaaaacccaaaggAAAACATAAGAAAATGCTTGATTTAATTTGTCAATTGGATGCTGTTCATGTGTTgctatatataaacatgtaggACAGTACACACCCACCGGCATGCAGTCAAACTCTCATCTAATGGCCTTgagattcaaaatattgtatGAAGCTATATTTGGGACAGACAGTTCATATGGAAACCTTTAAACACGACACATGCTGTAGTCAACCTCATTCAAGACGGGTACCATCAACCATAGCACAGTATAGGGACTGTATAATTCAGGACGCATCAACCAGAGCAAAGTATAGGAACTGTATAATTCAGGACGCATCAACCATAGCACATTATGGGGGACTTATCCAGGACGCATCAAACATAGCAAATTATGGGGACTGTCTTATTCAAGACGTATCAACCGCAGCACAATATGGGGACTAGTTTATTCGGGACGGACTGTGAGTATAGAGCGGGAACGACATTCTGAGCAGCTATCAAGAACACAACTTTTGCTTGCTTCTCTCAGaaaaagtttatacatgtatatgggttCAGTGCCTTGTTCAAACAAGTCGAACACCCAGAACATCAAATGAAGGCGACAACTCTTCAAGGTCTTCCTGAAGCAATCAAAACTGTTTGGAAAGGCGAGTAAATGTCACATAGATTACTCTTATTTGCCGTAAAGCAGATCACACCATCACTGTTGGAAGCTTATGTTTCAGCATATTCATATGCTAAATCATGTTACAAAATGACTCAAAACTTCCCGGGTCTTTCGTACTGAAGAATCTGTGACCATTACAATTGTTACATACCCTTTGTTAGGCGAAGAACGACCGAATTTCCCCCGGAAGCATAATCACTGGAAGTATGTCCATACATTGAACAAATGTAGTATCCGTTGTGCCAAAGTTCTGTCCAAATGGTTTTATCCTATGAAAAATGAATAGTACAATTTCGTAAGTTTTATTACTGTGCAGTTTTACTAAACATTGCTGCTGGCTGTCAAAGACTGAGGTGTCCTATCGATGTAATAAACCAGGTCATCTGTCTTTGTCTATCTAGTTTATTCGTCATATTTGTTTGTTCAGTTCGACTTGTATTTCTCCTTACTCAGACGGATAACCCCAAGTACTGTTTTTTCtgatattctttattttatcaaataaaatgtatacTATCAATAACACTGGAAAAGATGATCACCTGGTTGGCTACTGAATGGAATTGGAAAACATAGACCCCGCTGGTTGGACATCTAAATTTGCCGGTGTTAGAATCGTATCCGGTGCCGACATTGGTGAAGATTCTGTCGTAGACCACGATCTCGGTGTGGGCCAAAACCAGGTTTTTGGAGAGTCCGGCGGAAAAGGCAACGGCGTTGGTTTCCGCTTTTACCTCGACTGAATTGAGAACAAAATGAACGCATAAAGTAGTGAGTATTTATCCAAAATATTGaaactgataaaaagaaattgacaatactttcattttttgtttaaacttCAAGGTAGGTCAAATTGTACTTACGAAGAGCAGCAGCCAATAGAAATGTACAAATAACGGACTTCATGGTCTGAAATAAACATTGAagacattacatgtatttgattagAAAACGTCTTAGtctctaataaaaaaaaatcatctgaaaaaaatGACATCTACTTCTCcgagcaaaaagaaaaaagaagtaaaatttGATACTTGtggaaaaatatacatgtatctgataccgctgaagaaaatgttaaatatttaaatttaattttcagtaaaatgtagttttttttcctttttatcttAATACATTGTTGAGCTTACCATTGTGTAGTGTTATTTCCTAAAAGTTCTTATCGGTTCCTTATCAAGTATATATTAAGAAACATTTTAAAGTACACTTAGAGTTCTCCCGAAAAGAAAACGCTTTGTTTCGAAAATTTaggtttttttcaaaaataaggAAAGAATAGAAAGttcaatttttaacaacaaCTTTTTGCCCTAATAATTGCTTTACGTATAAAGAGCAGAATGTACGTACCTTACTTCTCTTGAGTTAATATTCTTGTCTCAGTTTTGGGGACTTGCAGAGTTTGACCTACAAGGGATCGACACAGAGCAACCTGTTGGTTCCCACACTGGTTCCTTGTAAGacattttgatatcataaaGGTAAGTATTTCTAGCGCAAAGTAAGTTTTGCTTAACATTCtcattgtaaagaaaaatatatatataccttttaACTTACACTTAAAGATGAAGTTCCTTGTTTGCCTGTCCTTGTTTTCCTTCGCTGTTTCCAGTCCACTTGAACAAGTCAAAGGTATTAATGTATGCATCCACATAGCTTCATGAAAGATGTGTATAAGTATAAAAGTTTTGAACGATTTATTATACAAACATGAGAGAATTACTATTTTAATAAGTTGTCGTTTATTCTGAAAATATGAAACTACAAAGACTAATAGGTGACTTTCACTATGTTATTGTGTCATTTGTTTGTCTCCTTTTGTTTATTACACGTTTGACATTTTCTCGGTCAGGAATCGATAACTACTTTCCCACCTCCTTTGTAAGAGCCGCCGGTAACCATGGACACCACCACGTTACCCCCACCGACAAGTTCGTCGG
The nucleotide sequence above comes from Magallana gigas chromosome 2, xbMagGiga1.1, whole genome shotgun sequence. Encoded proteins:
- the LOC105338906 gene encoding complement C1q-like protein 4 isoform X1, coding for MTMKSVICTFLLAAALLEVKAETNAVAFSAGLSKNLVLAHTEIVVYDRIFTNVGTGYDSNTGKFRCPTSGVYVFQFHSVANQDKTIWTELWHNGYYICSMYGHTSSDYASGGNSVVLRLTKGDEVYVKAVDPTNGAATNMYGASDEVYSTFSGYMVAPVYEEFPSVVG
- the LOC105338906 gene encoding complement C1q-like protein 4 isoform X2, translating into MKSVICTFLLAAALLEVKAETNAVAFSAGLSKNLVLAHTEIVVYDRIFTNVGTGYDSNTGKFRCPTSGVYVFQFHSVANQDKTIWTELWHNGYYICSMYGHTSSDYASGGNSVVLRLTKGDEVYVKAVDPTNGAATNMYGASDEVYSTFSGYMVAPVYEEFPSVVG